Genomic DNA from Candidatus Kaiserbacteria bacterium:
GTAATGAGGCGAAGACAATGCTCGGCCGTACGCCTTCACATATCGAAGTAGTACGCCCACTCGTGCACGGAGTTATCTCTGACTTTGAAGTAACGGAGGAGATGCTCGCGTATCTTATTGCAAAAGTGCGTGTCGGGACAAAGACCTTTGTTGCGCCACGGGTACTCATTGGTGTGCCGTCGGGCATCACCTCGGTAGAGATGCGCGCGGCACGCGACGCGGCGCGCAATGCGGGTGCACGCGATGTGTTTCTTATTGAAGAACCCATCGTTGCGGCGATTGGTTCGAAACTTCCTATTCACAAAGCACAGGGGAGTATGATTATTGATATTGGTGGTGGTACCACTGATATTGCAGTCATCTCTCTCAACGGTATTGTGACCGCCAAAAACCTTCGTGTCGCCGGAGACCAGTTGAACAACGATATCATGGCATATATTCGAGACCAATTTAAAGTACTCGTTGGCGATAAAACCGCCGAAGACACAAAAATCGCCCTTGCGTCGGTAGAGGAAGAGGGGGAATCAAAAGAAATAGTGGTGCGTGGGCGTGATGTGGTGACTGGCCTCCCACGCGAGGTAATCATTACCGACAGCGATATTCGCCAAGCAATAGGCAATTCAGTAAATGCAATTGTGGAGGCCTCACGTGACGTCATAGAACTCACACCCCCCGAGGTGCTTGCCGACGTTATGCAGCGCGGCATCAGTCTTGCAGGAGGGGGAGCACTCATTCCTGGAGTAGCACGACTCCTCGAAAATGTACTTAAGGTGCCCGTAGTAATTGTACCCGACCCGCTTCGTGCGGTAGTTCGTGGCATCGGCACGGTACTTGAAGATTTTGAACACTATGAAGAACTTCTCAGTGAAAACGAAGGAGAACTTTCACCGCAACTCTCGTGAGTCATCGCGTGTGAAGTATGTGGTGTGGATTGTTGCTGCACTGTGTATTTTAATGCTGGGAAAGGGGATAGTGAGTACCGTGTCTTCATGGGTTCCAAATGCACTCTATACGGTACGACATTACATGCAAACGTCTGTTTCTACCGTCCCTGTATTTATCCGAAGTCGAATGGAGTTGCTCAGTCATACCCAGGAACTCGAGCAAGAGTTAGCATCCAGTCAAGGTATTGCTGCAACTCTTGCCTATATAACTGCGGAAAATACGGAATTGCGCAATTTGCTCAGTGCCTCATCTTCGCCGCAGATAGTGGCAGGAGTACTCGCACGCCCGCCATACACGCCATATGACACCATGGTGCTCGACAAGGGTAGTGATGACGGCATTGTGGAATATGCCCCTGTGTATCACGGAAAGGGTATTGCGCTTGGCTATGTGCATGCGATATTTCCCCATATGTCATACGTCACTCTCTTTTCATCACCCGGCGTAGAATCCACCGTATATATTTTTGGGGCGAATCTTTTTACCACTGCCTATGGTGAAGGAGGGGGTGTCGTGCATCTGAGTGTCCCACAAGGAATTCCCCTCACCAAAGGTGATGCAGTGGTGCTTCCATCGCTCCATACCGGTACGCTCGGCACCGTAGATGAAATTCAGTCTATTGCTACCGAGCCGGAACAACATGCGTATGTGACGCTTGGTGTACCGCTCCAGTCGATTCGCATCGTGAGTGTAGGGACAGTGCCGGTGAATGCGATTTCGTTTGACGAGGCACGTACCCGGGTAGAGGCAGAGGAGCAGAAGCGTTTTATGATTTCCGTTCCTGAAGACGAACGAGTGCGTTTGAGTGCCACTTCCACGCTCATAAGTACAACCACTGCCACGACAACACCATGATGTATTTTCGTATCATTAGTTTTATATGTGTACTACTTGCAGCACTTTTCTTTCCTGTGTGGGTGTTTGCGTGTCTTGCACCACTCTACGCATTTGTCTTTGCGCCGTATGAAATACTTGTTCTTGGAGTGTGTATTGACGCCCAGTTTGGTGATACTGCACGTGGGGTGTGGTTTATATACACAGGTATTGCAGCGCTCGCGATGCTTTCCGTCATGGCTGTGCGCCCGCTTTTACGTTTTTATACATAACTATGCGATTTTTTAGAAAAAAGAAAAAACCTGAAATCTCGTTTGATGAGATTTTACTCGATGCATCTAATCTTCCGTCCTTTAATACAGGGCGTATGGAGGGACGTATCGAGTTGCCACTCAGTCGCAAAAGTATGTATGGCGTTGGCGTTATCTTTGGCTGTATCATGCTCGCCTTTCTGGGACAACTTTTTAAACTCCAAATTATTCAAGGCTCAGAACTTGCAGAAAAAAGTGAACACAACCGCACTGAGACAGGGGTGGTCGTAGCAGAGAGAGGTATTGTATATGACCGCTATGGTGAACTCGTTGCATGGAATGAAATTGATACCACCGAGCAATATGATTTCCCCGTGCGTGCATACACCGATAGGCGCGGTTTTGGACAACTCATTGGCTACGTGAGTTACCCACAAAAAGACAAGTCGGGATTCTATTTTCGTACTGACTACATTGGACGTAATGGTATCGAGGAAACGTATGAAGAAACTCTCCATGGAGAAAATGGTGAGCAATTGGTGGAAGTGAATGTGTATGGTGACGTGATTGCAGAAAACGTCGTAGATGCTGCAACTCCAGGAGGGGAAATTCATCTTTCACTTGACGCAGCACTCTCCGAAGTGATGTACGACCTTATTGCCACCACCACAGAGAAGAATGGTTTTCGTAGCGGTGCAGCGGCGATGATTGATGTGAATACTGGTGAAATAGTAGCGCTCACAAGTTTCCCTTCGTATGACCCTGAAGTGCTCGCAGATGGGGACGACGTTGACCTTATTCAGTCGTACAACGACGACCCTCGTTTTCCATTTCTCAATAAGGTTGTGGGAGGTGTGTATACACCAGGCTCTATTGTCAAACCATTTGTAGCGTATGGAGCACTCGCAGAAAATATTATTAGTCCTACCAAAGTGATTGTAAGTACCGGTGCAATTACTATCCCTAATCCGTATGACCCGAGTAATCCTGCAGTCTTTCGCGACTGGCGTTCGACTCTCGGCGCGATGACTATTCGTGATGCTATTGCGTACTCTTCAAACGTGTTTCTGATGACTATTGGGGGAGGGTACGGTGATCAAAAAGGTTTAGGTATTACACGTCTCAATAAATATTTCCGTCTCTTTGGACTCGGTACAACGACGGGTATTGCACTTTCGGGTGAGCAGAAAGGTCTCGTGCCTACGCCTGAATGGAAGCAGGAAGTATTCAAAGACGATTGGCGTTTGGGAGATACGTACCTCACTGCTATTGGACAGTTTGGATTTCAGACTACACCACTCCAGATGCTCCGTGCGTATGCGGCACTCGCAAATGGCGGAACATTAGTGACACCGCATCTCATATTAGGAGAAGTGGGGGTAAAGAAAGATATTGGACTTATTCCTGAAGATTTGAAAGTTGTGCGAGAGGGTATGCGTGGGACGGTGATTCAAGTAGGCGGTACCGCACGTGCACTTGAACGTACTGATGTGGAGATTGCCGCAAAATCAGGTACTGCAGAACTCGGTACCACCAAAGCCACGGTGAACTCATGGATTGCAGGTTACTTCCCGTATAAAAAGCCAAAATATGCATTTATTCTTTTTATGGAGAATGGTCCAAGGAGTAACACAGTGGGTGCGGGTTCGGTGATGGGTAAAGTATTTGATTGGATTGCGATAAATCGCCCTGAATACTTAGAGGAATAGGTACATAAAGGAAAAATTATTATTAGTCAAGGAACAATGATTTTTCCCCACGTTGACTTCAATGGTGGTCTACGTATAATTGACTCACTAACTTATTTACACATACATATGAATGAACCACACGACTCGTTTTTAACACAAGAAAAGTTTGAGGAACTTAAGAAAGAACTCGATCACCTCAAAACGGTTCGTCGTAAGGAAGTGGCAGAGTCACTCGAGTACGCACGTAGTTTGGGAGACATTTCAGAAAATGCTGAGTATCAGGAAGCGCGTGATATGCAAGCAGCTATCGAGGAGCGTATTCAATATCTCGAGAAGGTCATCAAAGAAGCAAAGATTGTCGCAAGTAGCAACAAGGGGGATGTGGTCGGACTCGGCTCTGAGGTAACCATTCAAAAGGGTACTGACGCAGAACATCGTACCTACACCATAGTGGGCTCAGAGGAAGCAAACATTCATGAACATAAACTTTCATACCTTTCACCACTCGGTGAAGCGCTCATGGGTAAGGCAAAGAGTGATTCATTTACCTTCGAAACCCCTGG
This window encodes:
- a CDS encoding rod shape-determining protein MreC — translated: MKNFSVKTKENFHRNSRESSRVKYVVWIVAALCILMLGKGIVSTVSSWVPNALYTVRHYMQTSVSTVPVFIRSRMELLSHTQELEQELASSQGIAATLAYITAENTELRNLLSASSSPQIVAGVLARPPYTPYDTMVLDKGSDDGIVEYAPVYHGKGIALGYVHAIFPHMSYVTLFSSPGVESTVYIFGANLFTTAYGEGGGVVHLSVPQGIPLTKGDAVVLPSLHTGTLGTVDEIQSIATEPEQHAYVTLGVPLQSIRIVSVGTVPVNAISFDEARTRVEAEEQKRFMISVPEDERVRLSATSTLISTTTATTTP
- the greA gene encoding transcription elongation factor GreA; its protein translation is MNEPHDSFLTQEKFEELKKELDHLKTVRRKEVAESLEYARSLGDISENAEYQEARDMQAAIEERIQYLEKVIKEAKIVASSNKGDVVGLGSEVTIQKGTDAEHRTYTIVGSEEANIHEHKLSYLSPLGEALMGKAKSDSFTFETPGGKQTYTVLKVA
- a CDS encoding rod shape-determining protein is translated as MKGITSYIDSFLNSLSTDIGIDLGTANTLVYIKGKGIVLNEPTIVALNKKTGQLVAIGNEAKTMLGRTPSHIEVVRPLVHGVISDFEVTEEMLAYLIAKVRVGTKTFVAPRVLIGVPSGITSVEMRAARDAARNAGARDVFLIEEPIVAAIGSKLPIHKAQGSMIIDIGGGTTDIAVISLNGIVTAKNLRVAGDQLNNDIMAYIRDQFKVLVGDKTAEDTKIALASVEEEGESKEIVVRGRDVVTGLPREVIITDSDIRQAIGNSVNAIVEASRDVIELTPPEVLADVMQRGISLAGGGALIPGVARLLENVLKVPVVIVPDPLRAVVRGIGTVLEDFEHYEELLSENEGELSPQLS